From the genome of Streptomyces sp. NBC_01341, one region includes:
- the proB gene encoding glutamate 5-kinase: MTGARRIVVKVGSSSLTTAAGGLDADRVDALVDALAKVRSGGEREIVLVSSGAIAAGLAPLGLVRRPKDLARQQAAASVGQGLLVARYTASFARYGVRVGQVLLTSDDTSRRAHYRNAYSTLDQLLEMGALPVVNENDTVATDEIRFGDNDRLAALVAHLVHADLLVLLSDVDGLYDGDPSTPGTTRIAEVHGPADLEGVVIGSAGKAGVGTGGMVTKVEAARIATAAGIPVVLTSASRVADALSGRDTGTHFHRTGRRSADRLLWLAHASTPQGALTLDEGAVRAVVERRTSLLPAGISAVEGEFSAGDPVELRDPAGRAVARGLVNFDAKEIPQLLGRSTRDLARELGPAYEREVVHRDDLVVLTPHPGPRNG, encoded by the coding sequence GTGACCGGTGCCCGCCGGATCGTCGTCAAAGTGGGGTCCTCCTCGCTGACCACCGCCGCGGGAGGCCTCGACGCCGACCGGGTCGACGCGCTGGTCGACGCGCTGGCCAAGGTCAGGAGCGGCGGGGAACGCGAGATCGTCCTCGTCTCCAGCGGCGCCATCGCGGCGGGGCTCGCGCCCCTCGGACTCGTCCGCAGGCCCAAGGACCTGGCGCGCCAGCAGGCCGCCGCCAGCGTCGGCCAGGGGCTGCTCGTGGCGCGCTACACCGCTTCCTTCGCCCGTTACGGCGTCCGGGTCGGCCAGGTGTTGCTCACCTCCGACGACACCAGCCGGCGGGCGCACTACCGCAACGCCTACAGCACGCTCGACCAACTCCTCGAGATGGGCGCCCTCCCCGTCGTCAACGAGAACGACACGGTGGCCACGGACGAGATCCGGTTCGGCGACAACGACCGGCTCGCCGCCCTCGTCGCCCATCTCGTGCACGCCGATCTCCTCGTCCTCCTGTCCGACGTGGACGGGCTCTACGACGGCGACCCGAGCACGCCCGGCACGACGCGCATCGCCGAAGTCCACGGCCCTGCCGACCTGGAGGGCGTCGTCATCGGCAGCGCCGGCAAAGCCGGTGTCGGCACCGGTGGCATGGTCACCAAGGTCGAAGCCGCCCGGATCGCGACCGCCGCCGGAATTCCGGTGGTCCTCACATCCGCCAGCCGGGTGGCGGACGCCCTCTCGGGGCGGGACACCGGCACACACTTCCATCGCACGGGACGCCGTTCGGCCGACCGGCTCCTCTGGCTGGCCCACGCCTCGACACCCCAGGGCGCCCTGACCCTCGACGAAGGGGCGGTGCGTGCCGTCGTCGAACGCCGTACGTCTCTGCTTCCCGCCGGGATCAGCGCGGTGGAGGGCGAATTCTCCGCCGGTGACCCGGTCGAACTGAGGGACCCCGCCGGCCGCGCGGTGGCCCGCGGACTCGTCAACTTCGACGCCAAGGAGATCCCCCAGCTCCTCGGCAGGTCCACCCGCGACCTCGCGCGCGAACTCGGGCCCGCCTACGAACGGGAGGTCGTACACAGGGACGATCTCGTCGTCCTCACACCTCATCCGGGCCCCCGAAACGGCTGA
- a CDS encoding glutamate-5-semialdehyde dehydrogenase, producing MTTLSPYDNMSPVAQAAYRARAAADDIAPLPRAAKDDALLAIADALEVRTGEIIEANAEDIARAREAGTSESVVDRLTLTPERIRAIAADARDVAALPDPIGEVVRGSTLPNGIDLRQVRVPLGVVGIIYEARPNVTVDAAALCLKSGNAVLLRGSSSAYASNTALVRVLRDAVGGSGLPADAVQLVPGENRDSVRELMRARGLVDVLIPRGGASLIRTVVEESTVPVIETGTGNCHVYVDAQTDLGMAVEILVNSKAQRPSVCNSAETLLVHKDIAAEFLPLALDALAGAGVTVHGDERVLSYAEGSKATVVAATPEDWETEYLSYDIAAAVVESLEGAVAHIRLWSSGHTEAIVTTSQAAARRFTQLVDSTTVAVNASTRFTDGGQFGFGAEIGISTQKLHARGPMGLPELTSTKYIVTGDGHIR from the coding sequence ATGACCACGCTTTCGCCGTACGACAACATGTCCCCGGTCGCCCAGGCCGCCTACCGGGCACGCGCCGCCGCCGACGACATCGCGCCACTCCCGCGCGCGGCGAAGGACGACGCCCTTCTGGCGATCGCGGACGCGCTCGAGGTGCGCACCGGCGAGATCATCGAGGCCAACGCCGAGGACATCGCGCGGGCCCGGGAAGCCGGGACGAGCGAGTCCGTCGTCGACCGGCTGACGCTCACCCCGGAGCGAATCCGCGCCATCGCCGCGGACGCCCGGGACGTGGCCGCCCTGCCCGACCCGATCGGCGAAGTGGTCCGCGGCTCCACCCTTCCGAACGGCATCGACCTGCGCCAGGTCCGGGTACCGCTCGGGGTGGTCGGCATCATCTACGAGGCCCGCCCCAACGTGACGGTCGACGCCGCCGCTCTGTGTCTCAAGTCGGGCAACGCGGTGCTGCTGCGCGGCTCCTCGTCGGCGTACGCCTCGAACACGGCTCTCGTGCGGGTTCTCCGTGACGCGGTGGGCGGCTCCGGTCTCCCGGCGGACGCGGTGCAGCTCGTGCCGGGGGAGAACCGCGACTCGGTGCGCGAACTGATGCGGGCCCGCGGCCTGGTCGACGTGCTCATCCCGCGCGGCGGCGCTTCCCTCATCCGTACGGTCGTGGAGGAGTCGACCGTCCCCGTCATCGAGACCGGCACCGGCAACTGCCACGTGTACGTGGACGCGCAGACCGATCTCGGCATGGCCGTCGAGATCCTGGTCAACTCCAAGGCGCAGCGCCCGAGCGTCTGCAACTCCGCCGAGACCCTCCTGGTCCACAAGGACATCGCCGCCGAGTTCCTGCCCCTGGCCCTCGACGCCCTGGCCGGCGCGGGTGTGACGGTGCACGGCGACGAGCGGGTCCTGTCCTACGCCGAGGGGTCCAAGGCGACGGTGGTGGCGGCGACGCCGGAGGACTGGGAGACCGAGTACCTCTCCTACGACATCGCGGCCGCCGTCGTGGAGTCACTGGAGGGTGCCGTGGCGCACATCAGGCTCTGGTCCTCCGGCCACACGGAGGCGATCGTCACCACCTCGCAGGCCGCGGCCCGCCGGTTCACCCAGCTGGTCGATTCCACGACGGTGGCCGTGAACGCGTCCACGCGGTTCACCGACGGCGGCCAGTTCGGCTTCGGGGCAGAGATCGGCATCTCCACCCAGAAGCTCCACGCCCGGGGCCCGATGGGGCTTCCGGAGCTGACATCGACGAAGTACATCGTCACGGGGGACGGTCACATCCGTTAG
- a CDS encoding SCO2584 family spore wall biosynthesis protein, with protein MPDDVGGRPFQDGWEPDDDRGGADEDFASVVFDEDFVRSAEIHEPSAVERLLAAAEARAEAEASRARFRRGSRDADSHDDYGPDGAYGRHRARGGFWDPDGAGEAASDPYGPDGGALRPYRGTAHWHRPIAWLLAVLIGIGMVALAFSAVYRGAANNRQEKVPPPATSGVDKPGPTPSLSAGHSRPAVSAVPRTP; from the coding sequence GTGCCGGACGACGTGGGGGGCAGGCCGTTCCAGGACGGCTGGGAGCCCGACGACGACCGCGGGGGCGCGGACGAGGACTTCGCCTCCGTGGTGTTCGACGAGGACTTCGTGCGGTCCGCCGAGATCCACGAACCCAGCGCGGTCGAGCGACTCCTCGCCGCCGCGGAGGCCCGCGCAGAAGCAGAGGCGAGCAGGGCACGCTTCCGTCGTGGTTCCCGCGATGCCGATTCCCACGACGACTACGGGCCGGACGGCGCGTACGGCCGTCACAGGGCTCGCGGTGGCTTCTGGGACCCCGACGGCGCAGGGGAGGCCGCCTCCGACCCCTACGGGCCCGACGGCGGCGCTCTGCGTCCTTACCGCGGCACGGCACACTGGCACCGGCCGATCGCCTGGCTGCTGGCCGTGCTCATAGGCATCGGGATGGTCGCGTTGGCCTTCAGCGCGGTCTACCGCGGCGCGGCGAACAACCGGCAGGAAAAGGTGCCGCCCCCGGCCACGAGCGGCGTGGACAAGCCGGGCCCGACTCCCTCGCTCTCCGCCGGCCACTCCCGCCCGGCCGTCTCCGCGGTCCCGCGCACGCCCTGA
- a CDS encoding SCO2583 family membrane protein has product MAGRGEPPEGTPENPSGGEDEYRSLVFDESFVRAAKLQEFSARERMGEPARAVRSLPGKVARRRRSRAGIALVVLIALAFATAVYMGFRNPYPAPVGRRAESLHTTVVPLAPQGPVPAGTPESLLDDGPAAGFRTGASGINLPAVRRTKNFSDSQVTMGLTTVKDYLVASALDPDVLTGGVVRPVGRLLDPDQTVQFDRSVGSPSADGEHLATGWLVRFDPAEVELADPEIRVQGTFTYAEAGADTLEVVSDHTFTYTLRPAVSGPHRADAASLFTVRRVLRFFLDREDIRLHRLEVRSAYVQAGPQSCSADMAGVLRPLLAGERADTRGPAGTDPYATGVPTAALCGTLAVSSQPPAPPRGPDAAKSPRSRP; this is encoded by the coding sequence ATGGCAGGCCGCGGAGAACCGCCGGAAGGGACGCCCGAGAACCCTTCGGGCGGTGAGGACGAGTACCGCTCGCTCGTCTTCGACGAATCGTTTGTGCGCGCCGCCAAGCTGCAGGAGTTCTCCGCCAGGGAACGCATGGGCGAACCTGCCCGCGCCGTGCGGTCCCTCCCTGGCAAGGTTGCCCGCCGGCGCCGCTCCAGGGCCGGCATAGCGCTCGTCGTGCTGATCGCCCTGGCGTTCGCCACCGCCGTCTACATGGGCTTCCGGAACCCCTATCCGGCCCCCGTAGGACGGCGTGCCGAATCGCTGCACACGACCGTCGTCCCGCTCGCCCCCCAAGGGCCGGTGCCCGCGGGAACACCGGAGTCCCTCCTGGACGACGGCCCGGCCGCGGGCTTCCGCACCGGCGCCTCGGGCATCAACCTTCCGGCCGTACGGAGGACGAAGAACTTCTCGGACAGCCAGGTGACCATGGGCCTCACCACGGTCAAGGACTACCTGGTCGCATCGGCGCTGGACCCCGACGTCCTCACCGGAGGAGTCGTCCGGCCGGTCGGGCGCCTCCTCGACCCGGACCAGACGGTGCAGTTCGACCGGAGCGTGGGCTCGCCGTCCGCCGACGGTGAGCACCTGGCGACCGGCTGGCTGGTGCGTTTCGACCCGGCCGAGGTGGAACTGGCCGACCCGGAGATCCGGGTCCAGGGCACCTTCACCTACGCGGAGGCCGGGGCGGACACCCTGGAAGTCGTGTCCGACCACACCTTCACGTACACGCTGCGCCCCGCCGTGTCCGGCCCCCACCGGGCCGACGCGGCCTCGCTGTTCACCGTGCGCCGCGTGCTGCGCTTTTTCCTCGACCGTGAGGACATCCGGCTCCACCGGCTCGAGGTCCGCAGCGCATACGTCCAGGCCGGCCCCCAGTCCTGCTCCGCCGACATGGCAGGTGTCCTCCGTCCGCTGCTCGCCGGCGAGCGAGCGGACACCCGGGGTCCCGCCGGCACCGATCCCTACGCCACGGGCGTGCCCACAGCGGCCCTCTGCGGCACCCTGGCGGTCAGCTCCCAGCCTCCGGCTCCTCCTCGGGGCCCGGACGCCGCCAAGTCCCCTCGGAGCCGCCCGTAG
- a CDS encoding M48 family metallopeptidase, which yields MTDTGHEGVPSRQRKRFPGISSRAYEHPADRSALVALRKLSGFDTVFKALSGLLPERSLRLLFLSDSVRVSDAQFAHLNDMLRDACYILDLKKVPSMYVTQDPRPNAMCIGLDEPIIVVTTGLVELLDEEEMRAVVGHEAGHALSGHSVYRTILLFLTGLALKVAWIPLGNVAIMAIVTALREWFRKSELSADRAGLLVGQDLRASMRGLMKIAGGNHLHEMNVDAFLAQADEYEKGGDLRDSVLKILNVLPRTHPFTTVRAAELKKWSESRDYQRLMDGHYPRRDEDRDTSVTDSFRESAAHYADTVRTSRDPLMKLVGDIAGGAGDLGGKLRDRFTGASGGTPAGGGATGKGGASTSDTRTGTDATGGSEGTWRRPGPEEEPEAGS from the coding sequence ATGACCGACACCGGCCACGAGGGCGTGCCGAGCAGGCAGCGCAAGCGATTCCCGGGCATCTCGTCCCGGGCGTACGAACACCCGGCGGACCGCTCGGCGCTGGTGGCCCTGCGGAAGCTGAGCGGCTTCGACACCGTGTTCAAGGCGCTGAGCGGCCTGCTTCCCGAGCGCAGTCTGCGACTCCTCTTCCTGTCGGACTCCGTCCGGGTGAGTGACGCGCAGTTCGCGCATCTCAACGACATGCTGCGGGACGCCTGTTACATCCTTGACCTGAAGAAGGTCCCGTCCATGTACGTCACGCAGGATCCGCGGCCCAACGCCATGTGCATCGGTCTCGACGAGCCGATCATCGTGGTGACGACGGGGCTCGTGGAGCTGCTCGACGAGGAGGAGATGCGGGCCGTCGTGGGCCACGAGGCGGGCCACGCCCTGTCGGGTCACTCGGTGTACCGGACGATATTGCTCTTCCTCACCGGTCTCGCGCTCAAGGTGGCGTGGATCCCCCTGGGCAATGTCGCGATCATGGCGATCGTGACGGCACTGCGCGAGTGGTTCCGCAAGTCGGAACTGTCCGCCGACCGGGCAGGGCTGCTGGTGGGGCAGGACCTGCGTGCGTCGATGCGCGGGCTGATGAAGATCGCGGGCGGCAACCACCTCCACGAGATGAACGTGGACGCCTTCCTCGCCCAGGCCGACGAGTACGAGAAGGGCGGAGATCTCCGCGACTCCGTGCTCAAGATCCTCAACGTGCTGCCCCGGACACATCCGTTCACCACGGTGCGTGCCGCCGAGCTGAAGAAGTGGTCGGAGTCGCGGGACTACCAGCGCCTCATGGACGGCCACTACCCCCGGCGCGACGAGGACAGGGACACCTCGGTGACGGACTCCTTCCGGGAGTCCGCGGCCCACTACGCGGACACGGTGCGCACGAGCCGGGACCCGCTGATGAAGCTCGTCGGTGACATCGCGGGCGGTGCCGGCGACCTCGGAGGCAAGCTCCGGGACAGATTCACCGGGGCGAGCGGTGGAACCCCGGCAGGGGGCGGGGCCACCGGCAAGGGCGGCGCGTCCACCTCGGACACCAGGACCGGCACCGACGCTACGGGCGGCTCCGAGGGGACTTGGCGGCGTCCGGGCCCCGAGGAGGAGCCGGAGGCTGGGAGCTGA
- the nadD gene encoding nicotinate-nucleotide adenylyltransferase — MGEQKVPTGRGKRRLGVMGGTFDPIHHGHLVAASEVAAHFDLDEVVFVPTGQPWQKSHKQVSPAEDRYLMTVIATASNPQFSVSRSDIDRGGPTYTIDTLRDLCTAHGDADLFFITGADALSQILTWRDAEELFSLSHFIGVTRPGHVLTDDGLPEGGVSLVEVPALAISSTDCRARVAQGEPVWYLVPDGVVRYIDKRQLYRGE; from the coding sequence ATGGGAGAGCAGAAAGTGCCTACCGGACGCGGCAAGCGCCGACTCGGCGTGATGGGCGGGACGTTCGACCCGATCCATCACGGCCACCTCGTGGCTGCCAGCGAAGTGGCCGCCCATTTCGACCTGGACGAGGTCGTCTTCGTGCCGACGGGGCAGCCGTGGCAGAAAAGCCACAAGCAGGTGTCCCCGGCCGAGGACCGCTATCTCATGACGGTCATCGCCACCGCGTCCAACCCGCAGTTCTCGGTGAGCCGCAGCGACATCGACCGTGGCGGTCCGACCTACACGATCGATACGCTGCGGGATCTGTGCACGGCCCACGGTGACGCGGACCTGTTCTTCATCACCGGCGCCGACGCCCTGTCCCAGATCCTCACCTGGCGGGACGCCGAGGAGCTGTTCTCGCTCTCCCACTTCATCGGTGTGACCCGGCCGGGTCACGTGCTGACCGACGACGGACTGCCCGAGGGCGGTGTCTCGCTGGTGGAGGTGCCCGCACTGGCGATCTCGTCCACGGACTGCCGGGCGAGGGTCGCGCAAGGGGAGCCGGTCTGGTACCTGGTGCCGGACGGTGTCGTCCGCTACATCGACAAGCGCCAGCTGTACCGCGGCGAATGA
- a CDS encoding LCP family protein, translating into MTDRQNPYDPYYQQQPQIIGYDEYGQPVYQQQGQQQYDPYTQQQTQQTPQDGQSSQDGQSPQGYGYDPYAGTQQYDPYAAQHAQQQGQQAQQGYGYDEGYAGHGYGTGTQPVVDDSTQQWAAAPVPAPAAPAPAPAPVAAPPPDERREPEPQAGPGVPGQRRADGDYRTEQFSFIEEPDENSEDVIDWLKFTESRSERREEARRRGHNRMVALIVVVALVVVGGAGYLWFAGKIPGVAGKDEQSAAAAGPQKRDVIVVHLHNTKKGGTSTALLVDNVTTKQGTTVLLPNSLAVAGDDGSTTTLGKSVDDDGSSGTREAIDTLLGTSISGTWRLDTPYLENLVELVGNIEVDTDTAVPAAEKGASPLVRKGEGQTLSGQTAVAYATYQGPGEPEANQLMRFGQVMRGVLRKLSEDPKAATVTIETLAQILDPSLPEQDLGASLAKLAGHAKVGDYKTELLPVQNDGTLTDSATESVVKDVLGGKVKAPDQDAAVRVGIKNATGSTRGTESARVQLVNGGYAFVDGGRADTVASSAVVYGAAEDKAKAVEVAKTLGLPESAAEKGKPAANADVTVVLGQDYEIPKQTS; encoded by the coding sequence GTGACCGACCGCCAGAACCCGTACGACCCGTACTACCAGCAGCAGCCGCAGATCATCGGCTACGACGAGTACGGGCAGCCGGTCTACCAGCAGCAGGGGCAGCAGCAGTACGACCCGTACACGCAACAGCAGACCCAGCAGACCCCGCAGGACGGACAGTCCTCGCAGGACGGACAGTCCCCGCAGGGCTACGGCTACGACCCGTACGCCGGAACGCAGCAGTACGACCCGTACGCGGCCCAGCACGCGCAGCAGCAGGGACAGCAGGCCCAGCAGGGGTACGGGTACGACGAGGGCTACGCCGGTCACGGCTACGGCACCGGCACGCAGCCCGTCGTGGACGACTCCACCCAGCAGTGGGCCGCCGCCCCCGTCCCGGCCCCCGCCGCCCCGGCGCCCGCCCCCGCCCCCGTCGCAGCTCCGCCGCCGGACGAGCGGCGCGAGCCCGAGCCGCAGGCAGGTCCCGGTGTGCCCGGGCAGCGCCGCGCCGACGGCGACTACCGCACGGAGCAGTTCTCCTTCATCGAGGAGCCGGACGAGAACTCCGAAGACGTCATCGACTGGCTGAAATTCACCGAGAGCAGGAGCGAGCGGCGCGAGGAGGCACGGCGGCGCGGGCACAACCGGATGGTCGCGCTGATAGTCGTCGTGGCACTCGTGGTCGTAGGCGGAGCCGGCTACCTCTGGTTCGCCGGAAAGATCCCGGGTGTCGCGGGCAAGGACGAGCAGAGTGCCGCGGCCGCCGGCCCGCAGAAGAGGGACGTCATAGTCGTCCACCTGCACAACACCAAGAAGGGCGGCACCTCCACGGCGCTGCTCGTCGACAACGTCACCACCAAGCAGGGCACCACCGTCCTTCTGCCCAACTCCCTCGCGGTGGCCGGGGACGACGGTTCCACCACCACCCTGGGGAAGTCCGTCGACGACGACGGCTCCAGCGGAACCCGCGAAGCGATCGACACATTGCTCGGCACCAGCATCAGCGGCACCTGGCGGCTCGACACGCCCTACCTCGAGAACCTCGTCGAGCTCGTCGGCAACATCGAGGTCGACACCGACACAGCCGTGCCCGCCGCCGAGAAGGGCGCTTCACCGCTGGTACGCAAGGGCGAGGGCCAGACGCTGAGCGGTCAGACGGCCGTCGCGTACGCCACCTACCAGGGGCCGGGTGAGCCCGAGGCCAACCAGCTCATGCGCTTCGGGCAGGTCATGCGCGGCGTGCTCCGCAAGCTCTCGGAGGACCCCAAGGCGGCGACCGTCACCATCGAGACGCTCGCGCAGATCCTCGATCCGTCCCTGCCGGAGCAGGACCTCGGTGCCTCGCTCGCGAAGCTCGCCGGCCACGCCAAGGTCGGTGACTACAAGACGGAACTGCTTCCGGTCCAGAACGACGGCACCCTCACCGACAGTGCCACCGAGAGCGTCGTCAAGGACGTTCTGGGCGGCAAGGTGAAGGCTCCGGACCAGGACGCGGCGGTGCGCGTGGGGATCAAGAACGCCACTGGCAGCACCCGCGGTACCGAGAGCGCCCGGGTCCAGCTGGTCAACGGCGGCTACGCCTTCGTCGACGGCGGCAGGGCGGACACGGTGGCCTCTTCCGCAGTGGTCTACGGGGCCGCGGAGGACAAGGCGAAGGCGGTCGAGGTCGCGAAGACACTCGGGCTGCCGGAAAGCGCCGCCGAGAAGGGCAAGCCCGCCGCCAACGCGGACGTGACCGTGGTCCTCGGTCAGGACTACGAGATCCCGAAGCAGACGTCGTAA
- the rsfS gene encoding ribosome silencing factor, giving the protein MTATDRSIELITAAAQAAADRLAHDIIAYDVSDVLSITDAFLVASAPNDRQVKSIVDEIEERLQKELGAKPVRREGDRDARWILLDYVDIVIHVQHSEERVFYALERLWKDCPEIALPEDAVKTRGKAEEHAQLNGGTEGEQS; this is encoded by the coding sequence GTGACCGCCACGGACCGCTCCATCGAGCTCATCACCGCCGCCGCCCAGGCGGCGGCCGACCGGCTCGCGCACGACATCATCGCCTACGACGTCAGCGACGTCCTGTCGATCACCGACGCCTTCCTCGTGGCCTCGGCTCCCAACGACCGCCAGGTCAAGTCGATCGTCGACGAGATCGAGGAGCGGCTGCAGAAGGAGCTCGGCGCCAAGCCGGTGCGCCGCGAGGGCGACCGCGACGCCCGCTGGATCCTGCTCGACTACGTCGACATCGTGATCCACGTCCAGCACAGCGAGGAGCGCGTGTTCTACGCGCTCGAGCGACTGTGGAAGGACTGCCCCGAGATCGCCCTTCCGGAGGACGCGGTCAAGACCCGGGGCAAGGCCGAGGAGCACGCCCAGCTCAACGGCGGCACGGAAGGTGAGCAGAGCTGA
- a CDS encoding histidine phosphatase family protein, translating into MNGSSSGRGRRIVLWRHGQTAWNLERRFQGSTDIELTEAGVGQARRAARLLASLGPDAIVASDLNRAAATAAELASVTGLAVAHDSALRETYAGAWQGLTHEEIVEQFGEQYAAWKRGEPVRRGGGELETEVADRAAPVVLEHAGKLPDAGTLVVVSHGGTIRTTIGRLLGLESHHWEGLGGLSNCCWSVLGEGARGWRLLEHNAGTLPEPVLGDDD; encoded by the coding sequence CTGAACGGCAGCAGCAGCGGCAGAGGCCGCAGGATCGTCCTCTGGCGCCACGGCCAGACGGCGTGGAACCTGGAGCGGCGCTTCCAGGGGTCCACGGACATCGAGCTGACCGAGGCCGGCGTCGGGCAGGCCCGTCGGGCCGCCCGGCTGCTCGCCTCGCTGGGGCCGGACGCGATCGTGGCGTCCGACCTGAACCGGGCAGCGGCCACGGCCGCCGAGCTCGCCTCGGTCACGGGCCTGGCCGTCGCGCATGACTCCGCCCTGCGCGAGACGTACGCGGGTGCCTGGCAAGGGCTCACGCACGAGGAGATCGTCGAGCAGTTCGGCGAGCAGTACGCCGCGTGGAAGCGCGGCGAGCCCGTGCGCCGGGGCGGTGGCGAGCTGGAGACCGAGGTGGCCGACAGGGCCGCCCCGGTCGTCCTGGAACACGCCGGCAAGCTGCCGGACGCGGGGACGCTCGTCGTCGTGAGTCACGGCGGCACGATCCGGACGACCATCGGCCGTCTGCTCGGTCTCGAGTCCCATCACTGGGAAGGGCTCGGCGGGCTGTCGAACTGCTGCTGGTCCGTTCTGGGCGAGGGCGCCCGCGGCTGGCGCCTGCTCGAGCACAACGCCGGGACGCTTCCCGAACCGGTGCTCGGGGACGACGACTGA
- a CDS encoding NADH-ubiquinone oxidoreductase-F iron-sulfur binding region domain-containing protein: MNVPLPDVPEVRVVGLPQLTTGFDLVERLDLAMHLKVHGPLEPMTGERLAELAEAISLRGRGGAGFPFGKKLRAVAKASIRRGVRPVVVINGSEGEPACRKDTVLLNRAPHLILDGALLAAEALGARTLVVAVTRNSTEISVRAALAERGLSDKRGQHLRARVVRTPERMVSGEASAVIRAVNGGPALPPGRRERAAESGVAGAPTLLSNAETYAQLAVAARIGSRRYGHTGLHDEPGTVLLTVSGAVATPMVIEVPTGVPLRYVLQLAGAPPLPQGVLTGGYHGNWIDAIASHDAVVSRASLAAAGGALGAGAILPIGPDTCPIGESLRIANWLAAETAGQCGPCKLGLPAAAGGLSDVLNGGGPAALEALREVTQAVKGRGACKHPDGSARFLSSTLSAFTDDLAAHVLDGGCGRETLGVLPLPAAGYEDLEESIPSGEKLAVDWTLCQGHGLCADIVPELIRLGPDGYPALADAAVPMHLRGRAQRAVRRCPALALRMEQAPAERPALPSAQRKALGSGRG; the protein is encoded by the coding sequence TTGAACGTCCCCCTCCCCGATGTACCCGAGGTCCGCGTCGTCGGCCTCCCCCAGCTGACCACCGGCTTCGACCTGGTGGAACGCCTCGATCTCGCCATGCACCTGAAGGTGCACGGCCCGCTCGAACCGATGACGGGCGAGCGACTCGCCGAGCTGGCCGAGGCCATCTCCCTGCGCGGCCGGGGCGGCGCGGGATTCCCGTTCGGTAAGAAGCTCCGCGCGGTGGCGAAGGCGTCCATACGGCGCGGGGTGAGGCCCGTCGTCGTGATCAACGGCAGCGAGGGCGAACCCGCCTGCCGCAAGGACACCGTGCTGCTCAACCGTGCTCCGCACCTCATCCTGGACGGCGCACTGCTCGCCGCCGAGGCACTCGGTGCCCGCACGCTGGTCGTGGCCGTCACCCGCAACTCCACGGAGATATCCGTCCGGGCCGCCCTGGCCGAACGCGGTCTGTCCGACAAGCGCGGCCAGCACCTGCGAGCCCGCGTCGTGCGCACCCCCGAGCGCATGGTCTCCGGGGAGGCGTCCGCCGTCATCCGGGCCGTGAACGGCGGTCCCGCACTGCCTCCGGGGCGCCGCGAGCGCGCGGCCGAGTCGGGCGTCGCCGGCGCACCGACACTGCTGTCGAACGCGGAGACGTACGCCCAGCTCGCGGTTGCCGCGCGTATCGGTTCCCGCCGCTACGGGCACACGGGCCTGCACGACGAACCGGGCACGGTCCTGCTCACCGTCTCCGGGGCCGTGGCGACCCCGATGGTCATCGAGGTGCCCACCGGGGTACCCCTGCGGTACGTCCTGCAGCTCGCGGGAGCCCCGCCCCTGCCGCAGGGGGTCCTCACCGGCGGCTATCACGGCAACTGGATCGACGCCATCGCCTCGCACGATGCCGTGGTCTCCAGAGCCTCCCTGGCGGCGGCGGGCGGAGCACTCGGCGCCGGGGCCATCCTGCCGATCGGCCCCGACACCTGTCCGATCGGCGAGTCTCTCCGGATCGCCAACTGGCTGGCCGCCGAAACAGCCGGCCAGTGCGGGCCCTGCAAGCTGGGACTGCCGGCGGCGGCGGGCGGCCTCTCGGACGTGCTGAACGGCGGCGGGCCGGCGGCGCTGGAGGCACTGCGCGAGGTGACCCAGGCCGTGAAGGGCCGCGGGGCCTGCAAGCACCCGGACGGCTCGGCCCGCTTCCTGTCGTCCACCCTCTCCGCCTTCACGGACGACCTCGCCGCACACGTTCTGGACGGTGGCTGCGGACGCGAGACGCTGGGCGTGCTCCCGCTGCCCGCCGCTGGATACGAGGACCTGGAGGAGTCCATCCCGAGCGGGGAGAAGCTCGCCGTGGACTGGACGCTCTGCCAGGGACACGGGCTCTGCGCGGACATCGTCCCCGAGCTGATCAGACTGGGGCCCGACGGCTATCCCGCACTCGCGGACGCCGCCGTTCCGATGCACCTGCGGGGCCGGGCCCAGCGAGCGGTACGGCGCTGCCCGGCACTGGCTCTGCGCATGGAACAGGCACCCGCCGAACGCCCCGCACTGCCCAGCGCCCAGCGCAAGGCACTGGGCAGCGGCCGGGGCTGA